Proteins from a genomic interval of Mesobacillus sp. S13:
- a CDS encoding glycosyltransferase family 2 protein, with amino-acid sequence MSKVIVFLPAFNEEESIGEVIENIPRRFEGADKVEVLVIDDGSTDSTVAEAKKAGADHIISFEKNRGLGAAVRKGIEECFLMGADVGVMIDADGEYPAWQITDIVKPIINGEADYTMGSRFMGTIKGMKFHRRMGNYFFTFLQTLLLRKWLYDGQSGMRAFSRKVLEHAEIIHDYNYAQVLTLNLVRKGFRVLEVPIQYRVRTTGTSFISFKKYMTNVVPAVYREMTRPVSKVAGEKKSPLRSSENSDNKVTIIKYD; translated from the coding sequence TTGAGTAAAGTTATCGTATTTTTGCCGGCTTTCAACGAAGAAGAATCCATTGGGGAAGTGATTGAAAACATCCCGCGCCGTTTCGAAGGTGCAGACAAAGTGGAGGTTTTGGTCATTGATGATGGTTCGACGGACAGTACTGTTGCTGAAGCGAAAAAAGCAGGAGCCGACCATATAATAAGCTTTGAAAAAAACCGCGGCCTTGGTGCCGCGGTCCGAAAAGGAATAGAAGAATGCTTCCTAATGGGTGCTGACGTCGGGGTGATGATCGATGCGGATGGAGAGTACCCAGCATGGCAGATTACTGACATAGTCAAACCCATTATTAATGGGGAAGCAGATTATACGATGGGGTCCCGGTTTATGGGAACGATAAAAGGGATGAAATTTCATCGCAGGATGGGGAACTATTTTTTCACCTTCCTGCAAACATTATTGTTGAGGAAGTGGCTGTATGATGGCCAATCCGGGATGAGGGCTTTTTCTCGAAAAGTCCTTGAACATGCTGAAATCATCCATGATTACAATTATGCTCAAGTGTTGACGCTGAACCTTGTCAGAAAAGGATTCAGGGTTCTGGAAGTACCGATACAATACCGAGTAAGGACAACTGGGACATCGTTTATCTCATTCAAAAAATATATGACGAATGTCGTGCCCGCTGTGTATCGGGAAATGACCAGGCCGGTTTCGAAGGTTGCTGGAGAAAAAAAATCACCACTTAGAAGCAGTGAAAATAGTGACAATAAAGTGACGATTATCAAATATGATTGA
- a CDS encoding NAD-dependent epimerase/dehydratase family protein, whose protein sequence is MKILITGGAGFIGSHFAVKMLREQHEVAIIDNLHPYYSVDRKKQHLEIIKKAGEFQFYQCDLLDRDEMINIIKKFSPEAIVHLAALPGVAYSILRPLEYIDYDVKATVNVLEGAGMAGVKQVIFASSSSVYGMMKNVPFKEEMAVGKPISPYAASKYAAESFCHVYGHLYGMDVKILRFFTVYGPWGRPDMAIANFIKKLKSSEEITIFGQGGSRDYTYVGDIAKGMGLALKNLEQSAIINIGSGRPISMDQLLDELRIYYPDMKIRREKNRAGDVDRTWADISLARELLGYEPEVDLSQGIAETVAWAEQYEDFL, encoded by the coding sequence TTGAAGATATTAATTACTGGAGGAGCAGGGTTCATCGGAAGCCATTTTGCTGTTAAAATGCTCAGGGAGCAGCATGAGGTCGCCATCATCGATAACTTGCATCCCTACTATTCTGTTGATAGAAAAAAGCAGCATCTAGAGATCATTAAAAAAGCTGGCGAATTTCAGTTTTATCAATGTGATCTTCTTGATCGAGATGAAATGATCAACATCATCAAAAAATTTTCCCCAGAAGCGATTGTGCATTTGGCGGCACTGCCGGGAGTCGCCTATTCAATTCTTCGTCCACTGGAATACATAGATTATGATGTGAAAGCTACAGTTAACGTACTTGAAGGTGCCGGAATGGCAGGAGTGAAGCAGGTCATTTTTGCTTCTTCCTCATCTGTATATGGAATGATGAAGAATGTACCGTTTAAGGAAGAGATGGCCGTTGGCAAACCGATCTCACCTTACGCAGCTTCTAAATACGCCGCTGAATCCTTTTGTCATGTGTACGGCCATCTATATGGGATGGATGTTAAAATCCTTAGGTTTTTTACCGTATACGGTCCATGGGGAAGGCCAGATATGGCAATCGCCAATTTTATTAAGAAATTGAAAAGCAGCGAAGAGATCACGATTTTTGGCCAGGGTGGTTCCCGCGATTATACATATGTAGGTGACATTGCGAAAGGCATGGGCCTTGCTCTGAAAAATTTAGAGCAAAGCGCCATCATCAATATCGGGTCAGGCAGGCCAATTTCAATGGACCAGCTATTGGACGAGCTCCGGATCTACTATCCTGATATGAAGATCCGTCGTGAAAAAAATCGCGCCGGAGATGTAGATAGGACCTGGGCTGATATTTCCCTGGCGCGTGAATTGCTTGGGTATGAACCAGAGGTGGACTTAAGCCAAGGAATTGCAGAAACTGTGGCATGGGCAGAGCAGTATGAAGACTTCCTTTAA
- the uvrC gene encoding excinuclease ABC subunit UvrC, with the protein MNDQIRNKLALLPAQPGCYLMKDRQGTIIYVGKAKVLKNRVRSYFTGSHDGKTLRLVNEIEDFEYIVTSSDMEALLLEINLIKKHDPKYNIMLKDDKSYPFIKLTAERHPKLIITRKVKKDSGKYFGPYPNVQAANETKKLLDRIYPLRKCSTLPDRVCLYYHMGQCLAPCVKDVSKDEYKQITDEITKFLNGGYKDIKEDLSAKMAAAAEELDFERAKEFRDKIAHIEATMEKQKMTTTDFTDRDVFGYAVDKGWMCVQVFFIRQGKLIEREVSMFPIHNEPEEDILTYLGQFYSKNEHFKPKEVLVPEGVDLELAEGLLEVKVLKPQRGKKKELVHLASKNAGIALKEKFSLIERDEERTIKAVENLGQQMGIYTPHRIESFDNSNIQGTDPVSAMIVFIDGKPEKREYRKYKIKSVKGPDDYESMREVVRRRYTRVLREGLPLPDLIIIDGGKGHIESARDVLENELGLDIPIAGLAKDDKHRTSQLLYGNPLQVIELPRNSQEFYLLQRIQDEVHRFAITFHRQLRGKSAFQSLLDDIPGIGEKRKKALLKHFGSVKKMREASVEELNAAGLPANVAEELFQKLQD; encoded by the coding sequence ATGAATGACCAAATTAGGAATAAGCTTGCGCTTCTCCCTGCTCAGCCAGGTTGTTATTTGATGAAGGACAGGCAGGGGACCATCATTTACGTGGGGAAAGCCAAAGTATTGAAGAACAGGGTGCGCTCTTATTTTACAGGATCGCATGACGGTAAAACACTTCGACTTGTCAATGAAATCGAGGATTTTGAATATATCGTCACGTCTTCCGATATGGAAGCTTTGCTGCTGGAGATCAATCTAATCAAAAAGCATGACCCGAAATACAATATCATGCTTAAAGATGATAAATCATATCCGTTCATCAAGCTGACTGCTGAAAGGCATCCGAAGCTGATCATTACCAGGAAAGTCAAGAAGGATAGCGGCAAATATTTTGGGCCATATCCGAATGTCCAGGCGGCAAATGAGACGAAAAAGCTGCTGGATAGGATTTATCCGCTCCGGAAATGCTCGACGCTGCCCGACCGAGTCTGCCTCTATTATCATATGGGGCAATGTCTTGCGCCTTGCGTCAAGGACGTCAGCAAGGATGAGTATAAGCAGATCACGGATGAAATCACGAAGTTCCTGAATGGCGGCTACAAGGATATCAAGGAAGATTTGAGTGCTAAAATGGCTGCCGCCGCTGAAGAGTTGGATTTTGAACGAGCGAAGGAATTTCGCGATAAAATCGCCCATATCGAGGCAACGATGGAAAAGCAAAAGATGACAACGACTGATTTTACGGATCGCGATGTGTTTGGCTATGCTGTTGATAAAGGTTGGATGTGTGTACAGGTCTTCTTCATCCGTCAGGGGAAATTGATTGAGCGAGAAGTTTCCATGTTCCCAATTCACAATGAACCCGAAGAGGATATCCTCACATACCTGGGACAATTTTATTCGAAAAACGAGCATTTCAAACCGAAGGAAGTTTTGGTCCCGGAGGGCGTGGATCTTGAACTGGCAGAAGGGCTGCTTGAAGTAAAGGTCCTGAAACCACAGCGCGGAAAGAAGAAGGAGCTTGTCCACCTGGCATCCAAGAATGCAGGGATTGCCCTGAAAGAAAAGTTCTCGTTAATCGAGCGCGATGAGGAGCGTACCATCAAGGCTGTTGAAAATCTTGGCCAACAAATGGGCATTTACACTCCTCACCGAATCGAGTCTTTTGATAACTCCAATATCCAGGGAACCGATCCGGTATCAGCGATGATTGTTTTTATCGACGGCAAGCCGGAAAAAAGGGAGTACCGCAAATACAAGATTAAATCGGTCAAGGGCCCGGATGACTATGAATCAATGAGAGAAGTCGTAAGGCGCCGGTATACCCGTGTCTTGAGAGAGGGGTTGCCCCTCCCGGATTTGATTATCATCGATGGCGGTAAAGGACATATCGAGTCCGCACGGGATGTACTAGAAAATGAGCTGGGACTTGATATTCCAATCGCTGGGCTGGCCAAGGATGATAAGCACAGGACCTCCCAGCTGCTCTATGGAAATCCGCTGCAGGTGATCGAACTGCCCCGTAACAGCCAGGAATTTTACCTGCTGCAGAGAATCCAGGATGAGGTCCACCGGTTCGCGATTACCTTCCACCGCCAGCTAAGAGGCAAAAGTGCTTTTCAGTCCTTGCTCGATGATATTCCAGGCATAGGCGAAAAGCGCAAAAAAGCCCTGTTGAAGCATTTCGGTTCGGTGAAAAAAATGAGGGAAGCCTCTGTGGAAGAATTGAACGCTGCCGGTCTGCCGGCAAATGTTGCAGAGGAACTCTTTCAGAAATTGCAGGATTAA
- a CDS encoding electron transfer flavoprotein subunit alpha/FixB family protein, with amino-acid sequence MARKVLVLGEARDGQLRNVSFEAIAAAKTVAEGGEVVGVLIGESVSSLGNDLYQYGADKVVAVEDAKLAQYTPDGFSQALMAVIEQESPEGIIFGHTSLGKDLAPKIASKLGSGLISDSVAVEEAGGNLVFTRPIYSGKAFEKKIVTDGLVFATIRPNNIAPLEKDAGKSGEVSTVSAEIKDLRTIIKDVVRKATEGVDLSEAKVVVAGGRGVKSEEGFEPLKELADVLGGAVGASRGACDADYCDYSLQIGQTGKVVTPDLYIAAGISGAIQHLAGMSNSKVIVAINKDPEANIFKVADYGIVGDLFEVIPMLTEEFKKLKVNA; translated from the coding sequence ATGGCGAGAAAAGTATTAGTATTGGGTGAAGCACGTGACGGACAACTTAGAAACGTTTCCTTCGAAGCGATCGCAGCTGCAAAAACAGTTGCTGAGGGCGGAGAAGTAGTTGGAGTTTTAATCGGAGAGTCTGTAAGTTCTTTAGGAAACGACCTATACCAGTATGGTGCTGACAAAGTTGTGGCAGTAGAAGATGCCAAGCTTGCACAATATACACCAGATGGTTTTTCACAAGCATTGATGGCTGTGATAGAACAGGAAAGCCCTGAAGGTATCATTTTTGGCCATACATCACTTGGAAAAGACCTTGCACCTAAAATCGCAAGCAAATTGGGTTCCGGCCTGATTTCGGACTCGGTAGCGGTTGAAGAAGCAGGCGGCAACCTTGTTTTCACTCGTCCAATCTATTCTGGTAAAGCCTTCGAAAAGAAGATTGTTACTGATGGACTAGTGTTTGCGACAATCCGTCCAAACAACATCGCTCCATTGGAAAAAGATGCAGGTAAATCCGGAGAGGTTTCAACAGTCTCTGCAGAAATCAAAGACTTGAGAACGATCATTAAAGATGTTGTCCGTAAAGCTACTGAAGGTGTAGACCTTTCTGAAGCAAAAGTTGTCGTAGCAGGCGGACGCGGTGTGAAGAGCGAAGAAGGCTTCGAGCCGTTGAAGGAACTTGCTGACGTTCTTGGCGGAGCTGTAGGAGCCTCACGTGGTGCATGTGATGCCGACTACTGTGATTATTCACTGCAAATCGGCCAGACGGGTAAAGTTGTAACTCCAGACTTATATATCGCTGCCGGTATCTCAGGAGCAATCCAGCACCTTGCCGGAATGTCCAACTCCAAGGTCATTGTCGCAATCAACAAAGACCCTGAAGCAAATATTTTCAAAGTTGCAGACTACGGTATCGTAGGCGATTTATTCGAAGTCATTCCAATGCTTACTGAAGAGTTCAAAAAACTTAAAGTAAATGCTTAA
- a CDS encoding lysylphosphatidylglycerol synthase transmembrane domain-containing protein — translation MKTSFKKWISILLIIAFLIMTFYLLDVGMIMGEIKAIITNPGILLFIFTSYSFAFLARGVAWKLYLNSRVRLSTCMYGLFYSLLLNHLLPVKAGDFARIGVMKAREPDITGQAALNSVIVLRVMDTVILFGMASAGLAFLKLPVNAKLLVWTGAIGVVVTALLYYKFQAFFKSQLSIMKNAFTGWRGIWIIGLTLISWVLEAAVIYGVVLNGGSIISFVQAIWVNSITVAGQIFQITPGGIASYEAIMVFALGANGIAAENAYSAAVITHGLKYLFSFIVGGIALAAYPVPAHLLKKWTRERGNES, via the coding sequence ATGAAGACTTCCTTTAAGAAATGGATCTCCATCCTGCTGATCATCGCATTTCTAATAATGACGTTTTACCTTCTTGATGTGGGCATGATCATGGGAGAAATAAAAGCCATCATAACCAATCCTGGGATCCTGTTATTCATTTTCACCAGTTATTCCTTCGCTTTTTTGGCAAGAGGAGTGGCATGGAAGCTTTATTTGAATAGTAGAGTAAGGCTTTCAACCTGTATGTACGGATTGTTTTACAGCTTACTGCTGAATCACCTCCTCCCTGTCAAAGCGGGAGATTTTGCGCGGATCGGTGTCATGAAAGCAAGGGAGCCTGACATTACTGGACAAGCAGCTTTAAATTCTGTGATTGTTCTGCGAGTTATGGATACGGTCATTTTATTCGGGATGGCTTCAGCGGGTTTGGCTTTTCTTAAGCTGCCTGTGAATGCAAAGCTGTTGGTATGGACCGGAGCAATTGGAGTTGTTGTCACAGCACTTCTTTACTATAAATTCCAAGCTTTCTTTAAGAGTCAATTAAGCATCATGAAAAATGCCTTCACAGGCTGGCGTGGAATCTGGATCATTGGATTGACGCTAATAAGCTGGGTCCTGGAAGCTGCAGTGATTTATGGTGTCGTACTGAATGGGGGCAGCATCATCAGCTTTGTACAGGCAATTTGGGTTAACAGCATCACCGTTGCCGGGCAGATTTTCCAAATCACCCCCGGAGGAATCGCCAGCTATGAGGCCATTATGGTTTTTGCCTTAGGAGCAAATGGAATTGCTGCAGAGAATGCCTACTCAGCAGCGGTCATCACGCATGGGTTGAAATATTTATTTTCTTTCATTGTCGGAGGGATTGCATTGGCAGCTTATCCTGTACCGGCGCATTTATTGAAAAAATGGACTAGAGAAAGGGGCAACGAATCATGA
- a CDS encoding FTR1 family iron permease, whose protein sequence is MEVQALLITFREVLEALLIIGIITTYLKRTGNPKYTKYVWLGAALAILASIGVAILFQVVFTGFAAMGSEIYLKIGIMIVSTVLLTQMVFWMASHSKDLKGNMEGKMNKFISTGNIVGMVIHSFLVVLREGIETVFFFAAITGGNIGAAMQGWGAITGTLIAIAVSYMFFKGTMKVKLKTFFQITGAFIILISAGLLVQAISMMQDVNMIGSVMYHVYDITWLMPEHPIDYAHYLRDTGVAPLISGDVGIFLKALFGYSSMPSIEEVIAYIGYFAAIFLLTSSRSPRKEKAAEKKSAENKQVVLNPQVK, encoded by the coding sequence ATGGAAGTTCAAGCTTTACTGATTACATTTCGTGAAGTATTGGAAGCGCTATTAATTATTGGAATCATCACAACATATTTAAAGAGGACAGGTAATCCAAAGTATACGAAGTATGTCTGGCTAGGAGCAGCACTTGCAATCCTGGCAAGCATCGGGGTAGCGATCCTGTTCCAGGTAGTATTCACTGGATTCGCGGCAATGGGCAGTGAGATTTACCTGAAAATAGGAATCATGATTGTGTCGACCGTCCTCTTGACCCAGATGGTATTCTGGATGGCAAGCCACAGTAAAGATCTTAAAGGCAATATGGAAGGCAAAATGAACAAGTTCATTTCGACTGGAAATATTGTCGGCATGGTCATCCATTCATTCCTTGTCGTCTTGCGTGAAGGGATCGAGACTGTATTCTTCTTTGCGGCAATCACTGGAGGTAACATCGGTGCTGCCATGCAGGGATGGGGAGCAATCACGGGTACACTGATTGCGATCGCAGTTTCATACATGTTCTTCAAAGGAACGATGAAGGTTAAGCTTAAGACTTTCTTCCAGATCACGGGCGCATTCATCATCCTGATTTCTGCTGGATTGCTTGTTCAAGCGATTTCAATGATGCAGGATGTCAACATGATTGGCAGCGTTATGTACCATGTTTACGATATTACATGGTTAATGCCTGAACATCCAATCGACTATGCGCATTACCTGCGTGACACTGGTGTCGCACCGCTTATCTCAGGCGATGTGGGCATCTTCCTGAAGGCTTTGTTTGGATACTCATCAATGCCTTCGATTGAAGAAGTCATTGCATATATCGGATATTTTGCTGCGATTTTCCTGCTGACTTCATCACGAAGCCCTAGGAAAGAAAAGGCTGCTGAAAAGAAGTCTGCTGAGAATAAGCAAGTAGTATTGAATCCACAAGTTAAATAA
- a CDS encoding alkaline phosphatase family protein: MKSASKFEKFAARSWNLLNEGKPFTPIFTVGTMVLFHLGEFGSPDSLVEFLLAFLTVLPLFIIYFIYDFPLFLRNYLWIPFIVFVVVWPELNINLLLFAAGLYFFFTVFFWGTLYYHLRIGTSWLNFTRFWKLVLKNSDSTSGNAQEQLPKVFLLLSLWELSFRTLTAGANLPFFDIAIFYGFVLLFAFILHRYLFDWKPKAYEGYTKDAGPEVPENGLSDKVIVIVIDGMRKERFYEANTPFLDQLKENGTEYLNMETVYPARTVVCFSSMFTGTYPFEHGIKSNMVYKLGVNTETIFDSLRKVGKRGRLLGIAHLVDAMGSDVETVTAVMHKDKADTNMLARARKIMDEQDPDLFIVQMIGTDQVGHSRGVLYDDYIEKIEEADALVQEFVQWLESEGKMENTTLVVCADHGQADGIGGHGHLDEGERFVPFFMHGPHIAKGNKVQEKHSLVSLAPTISYLMGAPYPANSRGKVLMDAIKAEKDEK, translated from the coding sequence ATGAAAAGTGCTTCAAAGTTTGAAAAATTCGCGGCCCGAAGCTGGAATTTGCTTAATGAGGGGAAGCCTTTTACGCCAATTTTCACAGTTGGCACAATGGTATTATTTCATCTTGGGGAGTTTGGGAGTCCGGACAGTTTGGTGGAGTTTTTACTAGCCTTCCTTACTGTACTTCCATTGTTCATTATCTATTTTATTTATGATTTTCCACTTTTTTTGAGAAACTATTTGTGGATACCATTCATCGTTTTTGTGGTTGTCTGGCCTGAACTCAATATTAATTTGCTGTTATTTGCAGCTGGACTTTACTTTTTCTTCACTGTATTTTTCTGGGGAACGCTTTACTATCACTTAAGGATCGGTACGTCCTGGCTTAACTTCACGAGATTTTGGAAGCTAGTTTTGAAGAATAGTGACTCAACCAGCGGGAATGCCCAGGAACAGCTCCCGAAAGTATTCCTGCTGCTCTCTCTTTGGGAACTGTCGTTCAGAACCCTTACCGCCGGTGCAAATTTACCGTTCTTTGATATCGCCATATTTTACGGCTTTGTTCTTCTTTTTGCCTTTATCCTGCACCGATATTTATTCGACTGGAAGCCAAAGGCTTATGAGGGCTATACGAAGGACGCTGGACCTGAAGTACCGGAGAATGGCCTGTCCGATAAGGTTATCGTCATCGTGATTGATGGGATGCGCAAGGAACGCTTTTATGAAGCAAATACACCGTTTCTCGATCAGTTAAAAGAAAATGGCACTGAGTATTTGAATATGGAAACAGTCTATCCTGCAAGGACTGTTGTTTGCTTTAGTTCGATGTTCACTGGAACCTATCCGTTTGAACATGGCATTAAATCGAATATGGTCTACAAACTGGGAGTTAATACAGAAACAATATTTGACTCGCTTCGCAAGGTGGGCAAAAGAGGGAGGCTCCTTGGCATTGCTCACCTCGTTGATGCGATGGGCAGTGATGTCGAGACAGTGACCGCTGTCATGCATAAGGATAAAGCAGACACAAACATGCTTGCCAGGGCAAGAAAGATCATGGATGAACAGGACCCGGACTTATTTATCGTCCAAATGATTGGAACGGACCAGGTTGGCCACAGCCGCGGCGTTCTTTATGATGATTATATTGAAAAAATCGAGGAAGCAGATGCGCTGGTCCAAGAGTTCGTTCAATGGCTGGAAAGCGAAGGGAAGATGGAGAACACGACACTTGTAGTCTGTGCGGACCACGGACAGGCTGATGGCATCGGTGGTCATGGACACCTCGATGAAGGTGAAAGGTTCGTTCCATTTTTCATGCATGGTCCCCATATTGCCAAAGGAAATAAGGTGCAGGAAAAACACAGCCTCGTTTCACTGGCACCAACGATTTCGTACTTGATGGGTGCGCCATATCCGGCCAACAGCAGAGGGAAAGTTTTAATGGATGCAATAAAAGCAGAGAAGGATGAGAAGTAA
- the trxA gene encoding thioredoxin produces the protein MAITHATDATFANETGSGLVLVDFWAPWCGPCKMIAPVLEELDSEMGDKVKIVKLDVDDNQQTAAQYGIMSIPTLLVLKDGQPVDKVVGFQPKEALAGRLEQHI, from the coding sequence ATGGCTATTACACATGCTACTGACGCAACTTTTGCTAACGAAACAGGATCAGGCCTAGTGCTTGTTGACTTTTGGGCACCTTGGTGCGGCCCATGTAAAATGATCGCTCCTGTACTTGAAGAATTAGATTCAGAAATGGGCGATAAAGTAAAAATCGTAAAGCTTGATGTTGATGACAATCAGCAAACAGCAGCTCAATACGGCATCATGAGTATCCCAACATTGCTTGTCCTTAAAGATGGCCAACCGGTTGATAAAGTAGTCGGTTTCCAGCCTAAAGAAGCACTTGCAGGCCGTCTGGAACAGCATATCTAA
- a CDS encoding electron transfer flavoprotein subunit beta/FixA family protein: MNIYVLMKRTFDTEEKITIANGKINEDGAEFIINPYDEYAIEEAIQVRDAHGGEVTVVSVGNEETEKQLRTALAMGADKAVLINIEDDVEDGDQFTTAKILAEYLKDKEVDLILGGNVAIDGGSGQVGPRVAEQLGMPYVTTITKLEINGTTATITRDVEGDSEVIETSLPVLVTAQQGLNEPRYPSLPGIMKAKKKPLDELELDDLDLDEDDVEAKTKTIEIYLPPQKEAGKVLQGELADQVKELVNLLHTEAKVV, from the coding sequence ATGAATATCTACGTTCTAATGAAAAGGACATTCGATACAGAAGAAAAAATCACAATCGCAAACGGCAAGATCAATGAAGATGGCGCTGAGTTCATCATCAATCCTTATGATGAGTATGCGATTGAGGAAGCGATCCAAGTAAGGGATGCTCACGGCGGCGAAGTTACTGTCGTTTCTGTAGGCAATGAAGAAACAGAGAAGCAACTGCGCACAGCGTTAGCTATGGGAGCGGACAAAGCAGTATTGATCAATATCGAGGATGACGTTGAAGACGGTGACCAGTTCACAACTGCAAAAATCCTTGCTGAATACCTAAAGGATAAAGAAGTTGACTTGATCCTTGGCGGAAATGTCGCAATCGATGGCGGTTCTGGCCAGGTAGGACCTCGTGTTGCTGAACAGCTGGGAATGCCTTATGTAACAACGATCACGAAACTAGAAATCAACGGAACTACTGCTACGATTACTAGAGACGTAGAAGGGGATTCAGAAGTCATTGAGACAAGCCTTCCTGTTCTTGTAACTGCACAACAGGGTCTGAATGAGCCTCGCTATCCATCTCTTCCAGGAATCATGAAAGCAAAGAAAAAGCCGCTTGATGAGCTTGAGCTTGATGATCTTGATTTGGATGAGGACGATGTAGAAGCTAAGACAAAGACTATCGAAATTTATCTTCCTCCGCAAAAAGAGGCAGGAAAAGTCCTACAAGGCGAACTTGCTGACCAGGTTAAGGAACTTGTCAACCTGCTTCACACAGAAGCGAAAGTCGTTTAA
- a CDS encoding glycosyltransferase family 39 protein: protein MMNFEKMKKVIILGLSSLAVVYIFILQLNSLNPFVASWDQVDFTLALERFDLRAMQPHFPGYPYFILGGMLLKYFVNEPNQALVLFNVLVYTSSILPVYFIGTRSLSRTNAILLAAVIYTASYPLIIVNQPMSEGAALAAFWWYFWSVTVAVARPAGKWMLLPLILFSVLLGIRLSYIPMGIGILYLLYEKYAKREIAFGRVIKYVIIAGLFQLIWVGGLVISEGGLTSFLELAFGFTGGHFQEWGGTSATNELSFLARLNAFLFTNILWWGMFLRTTVLMVLYIVIGIVLLLPEANRKDYKKISDQKEDTVKKEATFQKENAFNKTNTFQKKHLVEEKNTLRLGKLLLLAYSVWALFAQNIDKPRHILPLVLLLVFLGLIVFFKKRTGTFARLLIVLVIIAQAIISSSFIQKQAKNEPAVYQLAHYMEEQPEDFILYTWEETRILQYLGMSYPHKRIFTYRNFLHDQGLYKGKTVYLTNSVIDGFSSQGYDLGGNLEKVETFTSDEIFDPIYHEIILYKWTP, encoded by the coding sequence ATGATGAATTTTGAAAAAATGAAAAAAGTGATCATTCTTGGACTGAGTTCATTGGCGGTCGTTTACATTTTCATACTCCAGTTGAATTCACTTAATCCATTCGTCGCATCGTGGGATCAAGTTGACTTCACTCTGGCCTTGGAAAGGTTTGACCTTCGCGCAATGCAGCCGCATTTCCCGGGATATCCTTACTTTATATTGGGCGGTATGCTCCTTAAGTATTTCGTGAACGAGCCAAATCAGGCTCTGGTTCTTTTCAATGTATTAGTGTATACAAGCTCCATTCTGCCTGTTTATTTCATCGGGACAAGAAGCTTAAGCAGGACGAATGCCATCCTTCTTGCAGCTGTCATTTATACTGCCAGTTATCCGCTGATCATCGTGAACCAGCCAATGTCGGAGGGAGCTGCACTTGCTGCATTTTGGTGGTACTTCTGGAGTGTCACAGTCGCTGTAGCCAGACCGGCAGGGAAATGGATGCTGCTTCCCCTGATTTTGTTCAGTGTCCTATTGGGTATCAGGCTGAGCTATATTCCAATGGGAATCGGCATCCTTTATTTATTGTATGAAAAATATGCAAAACGTGAGATTGCCTTTGGCAGGGTGATTAAATATGTAATCATCGCTGGATTGTTCCAGTTGATCTGGGTTGGCGGTCTGGTTATTTCTGAAGGAGGACTAACCAGCTTTCTCGAGCTTGCTTTTGGATTTACCGGCGGGCATTTCCAGGAATGGGGCGGTACATCGGCAACGAATGAACTCTCTTTCCTGGCAAGGCTGAACGCTTTCCTGTTTACCAACATTTTGTGGTGGGGAATGTTTTTACGAACAACTGTTTTGATGGTATTATATATAGTTATCGGCATAGTTCTATTATTGCCAGAAGCTAATAGAAAAGATTATAAGAAAATCAGCGACCAAAAAGAAGATACTGTTAAGAAGGAAGCTACTTTTCAGAAGGAAAACGCCTTTAACAAGACGAATACCTTTCAGAAGAAACACCTCGTTGAGGAGAAAAACACTCTTCGGCTCGGGAAATTACTGCTTCTCGCTTACAGTGTTTGGGCTCTTTTTGCCCAGAATATCGATAAGCCAAGGCATATACTGCCGCTGGTTCTATTGCTGGTGTTTCTTGGCCTTATTGTCTTTTTTAAAAAAAGGACAGGGACGTTCGCAAGGCTTCTTATAGTATTGGTCATCATTGCCCAGGCAATTATTTCTTCGAGTTTTATACAAAAACAGGCCAAAAACGAGCCCGCAGTCTATCAGCTTGCTCATTATATGGAGGAGCAACCGGAGGATTTCATCCTGTATACATGGGAAGAAACAAGAATCCTTCAATATTTGGGAATGTCTTACCCACATAAAAGAATTTTTACCTACAGGAATTTCCTTCATGACCAAGGGTTATATAAAGGTAAGACAGTTTATCTTACTAACAGTGTAATCGATGGTTTCTCTTCCCAGGGTTATGACCTTGGCGGAAATCTCGAGAAGGTAGAGACCTTTACATCAGATGAAATTTTCGACCCAATCTATCATGAGATTATTTTATATAAATGGACACCGTAA